A single genomic interval of Zingiber officinale cultivar Zhangliang chromosome 4A, Zo_v1.1, whole genome shotgun sequence harbors:
- the LOC121972717 gene encoding gibberellin 2-beta-dioxygenase 8-like produces the protein MIHTPKPCMILNTSNLQCLQVTEECELPLIDISTLRMTTDEKALQHCASAVTRAATQWGFFMVVSWRMKKLGSAMTELAHLLARVRAEHLEFSGDFITEKCSMSTSYFSLNHYLLCPHSQGTFGLMLHTDSAFLTILSQDQVGGLELRKDSTWNAVKPNQDALIVNIGDLFQVALSTFKSLH, from the exons ATGATCCATACCCCAAAGCCTTGTATGATTCTCAACACCTCCAACCTGCAATGCTTGCAAGTCACGGAAGAGTGTGAGCTGCCGTTGATTGACATAAGCACGCTGAGGATGACAACTGATGAAAAAGCACTGCAGCATTGTGCTTCAGCCGTCACAAGGGCAGCAACTCAATGGGGCTTCTTTATGGTGGTGAGCT GGAGAATGAAAAAGTTAGGAAGTGCAATGACAGAGCTTGCTCACCTGCTTGCAAGAGTTAGAGCTGAGCACTTGGAGTTTTCAGGGGATTTTATCACCGAGAAATGCAGTATGAGCACAAGCTATTTTAGCCTAAACCATTATCTTTTGTGCCCCCATTCACAAGGTACCTTTGGTCTAATGCTTCATACAGACAGTGCCTTTCTCACCATCCTCAGTCAAGATCAGGTTGGAGGCCTCGAATTGAGGAAGGATTCCACTTGGAATGCTGTCAAGCCTAACCAAGATGCTCTTATAGTCAACATTGGCGATCTCTTTCAGGTAGCACTTTCAACTTTCAAATCACTTCACTGA
- the LOC121972718 gene encoding mediator of RNA polymerase II transcription subunit 32-like: protein MDTTIEAMSREYEELVAAAMEVVEQSGGRSGTALEKFKQRWQMFMASCDKAEGKVELARRRITADHVMDMASGMAPGGPVELPLPHISIPRLEQVIHTVSSLTGNLQQGPLPVHKVD from the coding sequence ATGGACACCACCATTGAAGCAATGAGCAGGGAGTACGAGGAGCTTGTAGCAGCAGCTATGGAGGTGGTTGAGCAGTCTGGCGGTCGGTCAGGGACAGCACTTGAGAAATTCAAGCAGAGATGGCAGATGTTCATGGCCTCATGTGACAAGGCAGAGGGCAAGGTGGAGTTGGCAAGGAGGAGAATCACAGCCGATCATGTGATGGACATGGCCTCCGGGATGGCACCAGGGGGACCGGTGGAACTGCCGTTACCACACATTAGCATTCCCCGCTTGGAACAGGTGATCCACACTGTTAGCTCTCTCACTGGGAATCTCCAACAGGGACCGCTGCCGGTTCACAAGGTGGATTGA
- the LOC121970868 gene encoding transcription factor SRM1-like translates to MIGVTISVKISAPDWISRKPSDLKSKQKIPPCSPESNDSRAPPFLPHLVSRFSSMVMEVESCGSSWTREQEKAFENALATHPEDCSDRWEKIAADVPGKTVEDVKSHYDLLVEDVNSIESGRVPLPSYPSSSDCGDHATDTGGSGKKGGNGDGSHSGKASRAEQERRKGIAWTEDEHRLFLLGLEKYGKGDWRSISRNFVISRTPTQVASHAQKYFIRLNSMNKERRRTSIHDITNVGGDGDVSAPQGPITGQVSGSVTSTTKPIKQSSQPSGVNMFGATIGQPVAGPLGPAVGTPVSLPGAPHFAYGVRAPVSGGAAPGGPVNRPPMKNPMPPTSANR, encoded by the exons ATGATTGGAGTAACAATCTCTGTAAAGATTTCCGCTCCCGATTGGATCAGTAG AAAGCCGTCAGATCTGAAATCGAAGCAAAAAATCCCACCTTGTTCGCCGGAGTCGAACGATTCGAGGGCACCCCCCTTTCTTCCCCATTTGGTTTCCCGATTTAGCTCCATGGTGATGGAAGTGGAAAGTTGTGGCTCGTCCTGGACTAGAGAGCAGGAGAAGGCATTCGAGAATGCGTTAGCAACCCATCCAGAGGATTGCAGTGATCGGTGGGAGAAAATCGCAGCTGATGTGCCTGGGAAAACTGTTGAAGATGTAAAGAGCCACTATGACCTTCTAGTAGAGGATGTCAATAGCATCGAGTCCGGCAGAGTCCCTCTACCTTCCTACCCGTCTTCATCGGACTGCGGTGACCATGCCACTGACACTGGCGGCAGCGGCAAGAAGGGTGGGAACGGCGATGGCAGTCACAGCGGGAAAGCATCTCGGGCAGAACAAGAGCGCAGAAAGGGAATAGCTTGGACTGAAGATGAGCACAG ATTATTTCTCCTCGGACTTGAAAAATACGGGAAAGGTGATTGGAGGAGCATTTCTCGCAACTTTGTGATATCAAGAACACCAACACAAGTTGCAAGCCATGCGCAGAAATACTTTATTCGGCTCAACTCAATGAACAAAGAGCGTAGAAGGACCAGCATTCATGACATTACGAATGTCGGCGGCGATGGAGATGTATCAGCTCCTCAAGGTCCGATCACCGGTCAGGTTAGCGGGTCGGTTACAAGTACAACGAAGCCCATCAAACAATCTTCTCAGCCATCAGGTGTGAATATGTTTGGAGCAACGATCGGGCAGCCAGTGGCCGGCCCTCTTGGTCCAGCAGTAGGCACTCCAGTTAGTCTTCCTGGAGCACCTCACTTTGCATACGGCGTTCGAGCCCCAGTTTCTGGAGGCGCAGCGCCCGGTGGCCCGGTGAACAGGCCCCCGATGAAAAATCCAATGCCTCCAACATCGGCTAATAGATAG